From Nicotiana tabacum cultivar K326 chromosome 15, ASM71507v2, whole genome shotgun sequence, the proteins below share one genomic window:
- the LOC107777280 gene encoding uncharacterized protein LOC107777280, which produces MWHRSASFILGKNQNDVVTMPESRHLSPPSAAAASLSMADTLQQTNPNISAYYQTRAAHIGVVTSDWLAQAQAAVGDQSEETVSVNCSSKCGDSGKGFSVIDEFDNWRKQPDLAEAVAAIRALASVIRSSEATTMMELEIELKKASDSLKSWDKTSISLTAGCDLFMRYVTRTSALEYEDFNSAKSRLLERAEKFGEISYKARKIIAMLSQDFIFDGCTILVHGFSRVVLEILKTAAQNRKLFRVLCTEGRPDRTGLRLSNELAKLDVPVKLLIDSAVAYSMDEVDMVFVGADGVVESGGVINMMGTYQIALVAKSMNKPVYVAAESYKFARLYTLDQKDMVPALRPIDFGVPIPSKVEVETSARDYTPPQYLTLLFTDLGVLTPSVVSDELIQLYL; this is translated from the exons atgtggcaCAGGTCAGCTTCCTTCATTCTCGGAAAAAACCAAAACGACGTCGTCACAATGCCAGAGAGCCGCCATCTTTCTCCGCCCTCAGCCGCCGCCGCTTCATTATCCATGGCCGATACCCTACAACAAACTAACCCTAACATTTCGGCGTACTATCAAACGAGAGCGGCTCACATTGGGGTTGTAACTAGTGACTGGCTAGCTCAGGCTCAGGCTGCCGTCGGTGATCAATCCGAAGAGACTGTATCAGTGAACTGTTCTTCGAAGTGTGGAGATTCGGGTAAGGGTTTCAGTGTGATTGATGAGTTCGATAATTGGCGGAAACAGCCTGATTTGGCTGAGGCGGTGGCTGCTATTAGAGCTTTGGCTTCGGTTATTCGGTCCAGTGAAGCTACTACAATGATGGAGCTTGAGATTGAGCTTAAAAAGGCTTCTGATTCTCTCAAg TCATGGGACAAAACCTCCATCTCTTTGACAGCTGGTTGTGATTTGTTCATGCGCTATGTAACAAGAACCTCAGCATTGGAGTATGAGGACTTTAATTCAGCTAAGTCTCGCCTTCTTGAACGTGCAGAGAAGTTTGGGGAAATATCTTATAAG GCTCGGAAGATAATTGCGATGCTCAGCCAAGATTTTATTTTTGATGGTTGCACCATTTTAGTACATGGCTTCTCCAGAGTGGTTTTAGAGATTCTGAAAACTGCAGCTCAGAATAGGAAGCTTTTTCGAGTTCTTTGCACTG AGGGGAGGCCAGACAGGACTGGGTTACGATTGTCCAACGAGCTAGCCAAGCTTGATGTTCCTGTGAAGCTCTTAATAGATTCTGCTGTGGCATATAGCATGGATGAAGTGGACATGGTTTTTGTTGGGGCAGATGGAGTGGTTGAAAGTGGAGGTGTTATCAACATGATGGGAACCTACCAAATTGCTTTGGTAGCTAAGAGCATGAATAAACCAGTCTATGTGGCCGCTGAAAGTTATAAG TTTGCTCGTCTCTATACACTGGACCAAAAAGATATGGTTCCAGCTTTACGTCCAATTGATTTTGGGGTACCAATTCCATCCAAGGTGGAGGTTGAAACTTCTGCTCGTGATTATACACCACCTCAGTATCTTACACTACTATTCACAGATTTGGGCGTTCTAACACCATCTGTAGTAAGTGATGAACTTATACAGCTATACTTATAG